A part of Acidimicrobiales bacterium genomic DNA contains:
- a CDS encoding indole-3-glycerol-phosphate synthase TrpC, with the protein DELASFHRTATEVGLDALVEVHDEAELERALAVGATLVGVNQRDLVTFEVDHERAVRMAAAFPDHVVSVAESGVRGPEDAAALAEAGYDAVLVGESLVTSGDPAAAVAALRSTH; encoded by the coding sequence CGACGAGCTGGCCAGCTTCCACCGCACCGCCACCGAGGTCGGTCTCGACGCACTGGTCGAGGTCCACGACGAAGCCGAGCTCGAACGGGCCCTCGCCGTCGGCGCCACCCTCGTCGGTGTGAACCAGCGGGACCTGGTGACCTTTGAGGTCGACCACGAGCGCGCCGTTCGCATGGCCGCGGCGTTCCCCGACCACGTGGTCTCCGTGGCCGAATCCGGCGTGCGCGGCCCCGAGGACGCTGCCGCCCTGGCCGAGGCGGGGTACGACGCCGTGCTGGTGGGGGAGTCCCTCGTCACCTCCGGCGACCCCGCCGCAGCCGTCGCCGCCCTTCGTTCCACCCACTGA